A single genomic interval of Symbiobacterium terraclitae harbors:
- a CDS encoding M23 family metallopeptidase: protein MERFGSARSASARARRGTLRAGLARGLAPEAVAPATWQAFVAGLLVFCLILGAGFLGWHQAVRAKSAPSGGPPTPGGGSPPPEGNPPARSGLLTGAPGGAVTRGEGNAARWRRAAEAVVTARGGGRQARVHRVAEGETLFAIARRYGVTVAALQSHNGLASDLIRPGQLLLLPGGEGPTGLEGTYIWPVLAPVSSHFGPRWGRHHNGIDLAANHGDEIRASRDGVVWLAGEVEGYGLTVVIGHDDGSRTLYAHASELLVEAGERVAQGQAIARVGSTGYSTGPHLHFEVIVDDRPVNPLDYLPPR from the coding sequence ATGGAACGGTTCGGCTCAGCACGGTCGGCGTCGGCGCGGGCGCGCAGGGGAACCCTGCGGGCGGGCCTTGCGCGGGGACTGGCGCCTGAGGCTGTGGCGCCGGCGACGTGGCAGGCCTTCGTGGCGGGGCTTCTGGTGTTCTGCCTGATCCTTGGCGCGGGATTCCTGGGCTGGCACCAGGCGGTGCGGGCGAAGTCCGCCCCTTCCGGGGGCCCGCCGACCCCCGGCGGGGGCTCGCCGCCCCCCGAGGGCAACCCGCCGGCCCGGAGCGGGCTCCTGACCGGCGCACCGGGCGGGGCGGTGACGAGGGGCGAGGGCAACGCCGCACGGTGGCGGCGGGCGGCCGAGGCTGTGGTCACGGCCCGCGGCGGCGGGCGGCAGGCGCGGGTGCACCGGGTGGCGGAGGGCGAGACGCTCTTCGCCATCGCCCGGCGCTACGGGGTGACCGTCGCCGCGCTCCAGTCGCACAACGGCCTCGCCTCGGACCTGATCCGCCCCGGCCAGCTGCTCCTGCTGCCGGGGGGAGAGGGCCCGACCGGGCTGGAGGGGACATATATCTGGCCGGTCCTGGCCCCCGTCAGTTCGCACTTCGGCCCCCGCTGGGGACGCCACCACAACGGCATCGACCTCGCGGCCAACCACGGCGACGAGATCCGGGCCAGCCGGGACGGCGTCGTCTGGCTGGCCGGCGAGGTGGAGGGCTACGGACTGACGGTGGTCATCGGCCACGATGACGGCAGCCGGACGCTCTACGCGCACGCCTCCGAACTCCTGGTGGAGGCCGGCGAGCGGGTCGCGCAGGGACAGGCCATCGCGCGGGTGGGTTCGACCGGCTACTCCACCGGCCCGCACCTGCACTTCGAGGTCATCGTGGACGACCGGCCCGTCAACCCGCTGGACTATCTGCCGCCTCGTTGA
- the glpX gene encoding class II fructose-bisphosphatase, translating to MDRELAMELVRVTEAAALSCARWMGRGDKELADQLAVDAMRAGFDTVNIEGVVVIGEGELDEAPMLYIGEQVGAGGIAADVAVDPVEGTNLVAKGLNGAIAVVAVAPRGHLLHAPDMYMEKIAVGPAARGCIDITASLTANLKWVARAKGKDVSDLTVVILDRDRHREMIRECREAGARIKLISDGDVAPAVAAAIEETGVDILLGIGGAPEGVLAAAALKCLGGDMQARLKPSNEQEYARCQAMGLSDPQQVLLLDDMVKGEDVFFAATGITDGELLRGVRYFGQNRAKTHSIALRGQTGTVRFIEATHQLDRKPSWYRSARTGK from the coding sequence GTGGATAGGGAACTGGCGATGGAACTGGTCCGGGTAACCGAGGCGGCGGCCCTGTCCTGTGCGCGGTGGATGGGTCGCGGCGACAAGGAGCTGGCCGATCAGCTGGCGGTGGACGCGATGCGAGCCGGTTTCGACACGGTGAACATCGAAGGCGTGGTAGTGATCGGCGAGGGTGAGCTGGACGAGGCACCGATGCTCTACATCGGCGAGCAGGTGGGCGCAGGCGGCATCGCCGCCGACGTGGCTGTGGACCCCGTGGAGGGGACCAACCTGGTGGCCAAGGGTCTGAACGGCGCCATTGCGGTGGTGGCCGTGGCGCCGCGGGGCCACCTTCTGCATGCACCGGACATGTATATGGAGAAGATCGCGGTGGGTCCCGCGGCGCGGGGCTGCATCGACATCACCGCATCGCTCACCGCCAACCTGAAGTGGGTGGCCCGGGCCAAGGGCAAGGACGTGAGCGACCTGACGGTGGTGATCCTGGACCGGGACCGGCACCGGGAGATGATCCGGGAGTGCCGCGAGGCCGGCGCCCGCATCAAGCTGATCTCCGACGGCGACGTGGCCCCGGCAGTGGCCGCGGCGATTGAGGAGACGGGCGTGGACATCCTGCTGGGCATCGGCGGCGCGCCGGAGGGCGTGCTGGCCGCGGCGGCGCTCAAGTGCCTGGGGGGCGACATGCAGGCCCGGCTGAAGCCCAGCAACGAGCAGGAGTACGCCCGCTGCCAGGCCATGGGCCTCAGCGACCCGCAGCAGGTGCTGTTGCTGGACGACATGGTGAAGGGCGAGGACGTGTTCTTCGCCGCCACGGGCATCACCGACGGCGAGCTGCTGCGCGGCGTGCGCTACTTCGGGCAGAACCGGGCGAAGACCCATTCCATCGCCCTGCGGGGCCAGACCGGGACGGTGCGCTTCATCGAGGCCACCCACCAGCTGGACCGCAAGCCTTCCTGGTACCGGTCGGCGCGCACCGGCAAGTGA
- the fsa gene encoding fructose-6-phosphate aldolase gives MKLFIDTANVADIREVASWGVLSGVTTNPSLVAKEGRDFMQVLREIIEIVDGPISAEVVSLQADDMVEEAKQYYELHKNIVIKLPMTAEGLKACTRLSAKGVRCNMTLIFSPNQALLCARAGAAFVSPFVGRLDDISTDGIQLIRDIAEIFDLHGIDTEIIAASIRTPGQVVESAKAGAHIATIPPKVFHQMLKHPLTDSGIERFLKDWEAARGKV, from the coding sequence ATGAAGCTGTTCATCGATACCGCCAACGTGGCCGACATCCGTGAGGTGGCCTCGTGGGGCGTGCTGAGCGGTGTCACCACCAACCCGTCCCTGGTCGCCAAGGAAGGGCGCGATTTCATGCAGGTGCTGCGTGAGATCATCGAGATCGTCGATGGTCCCATCAGCGCCGAGGTGGTCAGCCTGCAGGCCGACGACATGGTCGAGGAGGCCAAGCAGTACTACGAGCTGCACAAGAACATCGTGATCAAGCTGCCGATGACGGCCGAAGGCCTGAAGGCCTGCACGCGGCTCAGCGCCAAGGGCGTGCGCTGCAACATGACCCTGATTTTCAGCCCGAACCAGGCCCTGCTCTGCGCCCGGGCCGGTGCGGCCTTCGTTTCGCCCTTCGTGGGCCGGCTGGACGACATCTCCACCGACGGCATCCAGCTGATCCGCGACATCGCCGAGATCTTCGACCTGCACGGCATCGACACGGAGATCATCGCCGCCTCGATCCGCACCCCCGGCCAGGTGGTGGAGAGCGCCAAGGCCGGTGCCCACATCGCCACCATCCCGCCGAAGGTCTTCCACCAGATGCTGAAGCACCCGCTCACCGACTCCGGCATTGAGCGCTTCCTGAAGGATTGGGAGGCCGCCCGCGGCAAGGTCTAA
- a CDS encoding 3-keto-5-aminohexanoate cleavage protein, translated as MEKLIITVALNGAEVTRAKNPHIPYTAEELAEDAVRCRQAGAAMVHVHGRLPDGTPTQDAGVYAGILSAIRARTDLIVQVSTGGAVGMTAEERLAPVTLRPEMASLTTGTVNFGDGVFSNPPDLIEQFARTMRDHGVVPEIECFDVGHIANALALVKRGILALPLHFDFVMGVPGGIAPTVRNLVHMSESLPPGCTWSVAGIGRAQLPLTTVAIAMGGHVRVGLEDNIYYTRGVPATNVMLVERIVRIANELGRAVATPDDARRILGLGQRTS; from the coding sequence GTGGAGAAGCTGATCATCACCGTGGCGCTCAACGGCGCCGAGGTGACCCGTGCGAAGAACCCGCACATCCCGTATACGGCCGAGGAGCTGGCGGAGGACGCGGTCCGTTGCCGGCAGGCCGGCGCGGCCATGGTTCACGTGCACGGGCGCCTTCCCGACGGCACCCCGACGCAGGACGCCGGGGTCTACGCCGGGATCCTCTCGGCGATCCGCGCCCGCACCGACCTGATCGTGCAGGTCTCCACCGGCGGGGCGGTGGGCATGACCGCCGAGGAGCGGCTCGCGCCGGTGACGCTGCGGCCCGAGATGGCGAGCCTCACCACCGGCACCGTCAACTTCGGCGACGGCGTGTTCAGCAATCCCCCCGACCTGATCGAGCAGTTCGCCCGCACGATGCGGGACCACGGCGTGGTGCCCGAGATCGAGTGCTTCGACGTGGGGCACATCGCCAACGCCCTGGCCCTGGTGAAGCGGGGCATCCTGGCGCTGCCGCTGCACTTCGACTTCGTGATGGGCGTGCCCGGCGGCATCGCCCCCACGGTGCGCAACCTGGTGCACATGAGCGAGTCGCTGCCCCCGGGCTGCACCTGGTCGGTGGCGGGAATCGGCCGGGCGCAGCTGCCCCTGACCACGGTCGCCATCGCGATGGGCGGTCACGTGCGGGTGGGGCTCGAGGACAACATCTACTACACGCGCGGCGTGCCGGCGACCAACGTGATGCTCGTCGAGCGCATCGTCCGGATTGCGAACGAGCTTGGCCGCGCGGTGGCCACGCCGGATGATGCCAGAAGGATATTAGGCTTAGGCCAGCGAACGTCTTAG
- a CDS encoding hotdog domain-containing protein produces MEATLRVRMSAHDAHYGGNLVDGARVMGLFGDVATELLIRHDGDEGLFVAYDSVVFKAPVFAGDFLEVRGRITRVGNTSRAMTFQAWKVIAADPTPEQPSRARVLPEPILVAEASGTCVVPKQFQRGPGSVHEAAGSGTAESGEHKRG; encoded by the coding sequence ATGGAAGCGACCCTGCGAGTCCGCATGTCGGCCCACGACGCCCACTACGGCGGCAACCTGGTGGACGGGGCCCGGGTGATGGGCCTCTTCGGCGACGTGGCGACCGAGCTGCTCATCCGGCACGACGGCGACGAGGGGCTCTTCGTCGCCTACGACTCGGTGGTCTTCAAGGCACCCGTCTTCGCCGGCGACTTCCTGGAGGTGCGGGGGCGAATCACCCGGGTGGGGAACACCTCCCGGGCGATGACGTTCCAGGCCTGGAAGGTCATCGCCGCCGACCCGACCCCCGAACAGCCCTCCCGGGCGAGGGTGCTGCCCGAGCCGATCCTGGTGGCCGAGGCATCGGGCACCTGTGTCGTGCCCAAGCAGTTCCAGCGCGGGCCGGGCTCCGTCCACGAGGCCGCCGGTTCGGGGACCGCCGAGTCCGGCGAACACAAGAGGGGGTAG
- a CDS encoding S8 family serine peptidase: MQQPRRWAARLALLLLLTSLFSALPPSAGQLSGADPAGGDLAPDASGAGMDDIAVYPGGLAPAPEVEMAAGALPGPEAEPASGAVVAPETDDPVATPKPALPPPSNTGAAEPGGRMAVNLAAAGISAFRAAEGVDGSGVTIAVIDSGIDPSHPDLRTTPDGRPKLVDWKDFTGEGRVITDRPVPWGEVYTAPDGRVFTLPAARSAGGTARFGYWDESKVPGLINRDLDRNGFQTDRFGVLLLDPEVPGLFTQVYVDVDNDGDFRDETPLTVFREGGEWARLGRYRSGAAAERQLGFVVADIDPAGGSVQFGFDSLGHGTQVAGVAAAYGESRLVGAAPGAQLMALKVLTSQDNGNWFAVREAIAYAAQRGAQVINVSLGGLAVSASYDTQASAWLSQVAKTYGVLIVLAADNSGPGLSSGTTVGGANELLTVGAYYSPEMWLRDYGYQVAGETVWWRSGMGPRADGAYIPSLVAPGGSPAPSPRWLHPEGYTTAVGTSIAAPHVSGAAALMLQAAGRDGLPRDGSSLKRAMESGARSLAGLEAYEQGSGLLDVPAAYAALGRLRPVPGLTAQMAGGGEGLLARSYIPGSDAFVLVNPTDRAVQVQIASTAPWVTPALRAAVIPAGQSRTVNLTIDPPAAPGVHSAYIIITDPSQEIPSLRIPVTYVRPLITASGSSYQRTDRLSDARYRRYFVEVAPGTSQLSIATRVSTGPDGRPLGAVQLQVFRPDGYLVYRSDEIGYRAQGLSALFQTQDPVAGVWEVVVVALPREGAAGSEAEYQVQVESGSRVAALPLRLPLPANARVEVGLRVTNPGLPFTGRALAYGLTEESLSVPWRVVRQAGRIDEFTLSASVARLRLEIANVLPASAQVHLWLYRYDRERGWHPYWQATGTNRDGLVIELQNVQAGFYHVFVQHDGPVPRDLQYQYRRLVAVEAFGIGARDEVDRRERGARWEVPLTFYTPATPGRYHGYVILLDEETGDSVAWLPLEVSVGLAELKVTPLVSRLQLNQAGTVVLELQDAASGAPVDGVVTVDGRRYRSRQGRVTVAVKPTSTVHTLRVEADLPGYQFYSAEFPLPVQQVWLSHPAGTEPATEHEAWRSRAGWLLR; the protein is encoded by the coding sequence ATGCAGCAACCGAGGCGATGGGCGGCACGGCTCGCCCTGCTGCTCCTTCTGACCAGCCTGTTCAGCGCCCTGCCGCCGTCGGCCGGGCAGCTCTCCGGGGCCGACCCGGCCGGCGGTGACCTCGCGCCGGACGCCTCCGGGGCCGGGATGGACGACATTGCGGTCTACCCGGGCGGGCTGGCGCCGGCCCCGGAGGTGGAAATGGCCGCAGGGGCGCTGCCCGGTCCCGAGGCCGAACCCGCCTCCGGCGCCGTGGTCGCGCCGGAGACCGACGACCCGGTGGCCACCCCCAAGCCGGCGCTGCCACCCCCGAGCAACACCGGAGCCGCGGAGCCGGGCGGACGGATGGCGGTCAACCTGGCTGCTGCCGGCATCTCCGCCTTCCGCGCCGCCGAGGGGGTGGACGGCAGCGGCGTCACCATTGCCGTGATCGACTCGGGCATTGATCCCAGCCATCCCGACCTGCGGACGACCCCGGACGGGCGGCCGAAGCTGGTGGACTGGAAGGACTTCACGGGTGAAGGCCGCGTGATCACCGACCGGCCGGTCCCGTGGGGCGAGGTTTACACCGCCCCGGACGGCCGCGTCTTCACCCTCCCCGCCGCGCGCTCGGCGGGCGGCACGGCCCGCTTCGGCTACTGGGACGAATCCAAGGTGCCCGGGCTGATCAACCGCGACCTGGACCGCAACGGTTTCCAGACCGACCGCTTCGGCGTGCTCCTGCTGGACCCGGAGGTGCCGGGCCTGTTCACGCAGGTCTACGTGGACGTGGACAACGACGGCGACTTCCGGGACGAGACCCCGCTGACGGTCTTCCGGGAGGGTGGCGAATGGGCGCGCCTGGGACGGTACCGCAGCGGCGCCGCTGCCGAGCGGCAGCTGGGCTTCGTGGTGGCCGACATCGACCCCGCAGGCGGCTCGGTGCAGTTCGGCTTCGACAGCCTGGGCCACGGGACGCAGGTGGCGGGTGTGGCCGCGGCGTACGGCGAGAGTCGGCTGGTGGGGGCCGCCCCGGGCGCACAGCTGATGGCCCTGAAGGTCCTCACGTCGCAGGACAACGGCAACTGGTTCGCCGTGCGCGAGGCGATTGCGTACGCCGCCCAGCGCGGGGCGCAGGTGATCAACGTCAGCCTCGGCGGCCTGGCCGTATCCGCCAGCTACGACACGCAGGCCTCCGCCTGGCTCTCGCAGGTGGCGAAGACCTACGGTGTCCTGATCGTGCTGGCGGCCGACAACTCGGGCCCCGGGCTCTCCAGCGGCACCACGGTGGGCGGGGCCAATGAACTGCTGACCGTGGGTGCCTACTACTCGCCCGAGATGTGGCTGCGCGACTACGGCTACCAGGTGGCCGGCGAGACCGTCTGGTGGCGGTCGGGCATGGGGCCCCGGGCCGACGGCGCCTACATTCCCAGCCTGGTCGCCCCCGGCGGGAGCCCGGCGCCTTCGCCGCGCTGGCTGCACCCCGAGGGCTACACCACCGCGGTGGGCACCTCCATCGCCGCCCCCCACGTCTCCGGGGCGGCTGCGCTCATGCTGCAGGCCGCCGGCCGCGACGGGCTGCCGCGGGACGGCAGCAGCCTGAAGCGGGCGATGGAGTCGGGCGCCCGCAGCCTGGCGGGGCTGGAGGCCTACGAGCAGGGAAGCGGCCTGCTGGACGTCCCCGCGGCGTACGCCGCGCTGGGCCGGCTCCGGCCGGTGCCGGGGCTGACCGCCCAGATGGCCGGCGGCGGGGAGGGGCTGCTCGCCCGCTCCTACATCCCCGGCAGCGACGCGTTCGTACTGGTCAACCCGACTGACCGGGCGGTGCAGGTGCAGATCGCCAGCACGGCGCCCTGGGTGACCCCGGCGCTGCGCGCGGCGGTCATCCCCGCGGGGCAGAGCCGCACGGTCAACCTCACGATCGATCCGCCCGCAGCCCCGGGCGTGCACAGCGCGTACATCATCATCACGGATCCGAGCCAGGAGATCCCCAGCTTGCGGATCCCCGTCACCTACGTCCGGCCGTTGATTACCGCCAGCGGCTCCTCTTACCAGCGCACCGACCGGCTGTCCGACGCCCGCTACCGCCGCTACTTCGTCGAGGTGGCGCCGGGCACGTCGCAGCTGTCGATCGCGACCCGGGTCAGCACCGGTCCCGACGGCCGGCCCCTCGGCGCGGTGCAGCTTCAGGTCTTCCGCCCCGACGGCTACCTGGTCTACCGCTCGGACGAGATCGGCTACCGGGCGCAGGGCCTCTCCGCCCTCTTCCAGACGCAGGACCCGGTCGCCGGCGTGTGGGAGGTCGTCGTGGTGGCCCTGCCGCGGGAGGGGGCGGCCGGTTCGGAGGCCGAGTACCAGGTGCAGGTGGAGTCGGGCTCTCGGGTCGCGGCGCTGCCGCTCCGCCTGCCGCTGCCCGCCAACGCCAGGGTGGAGGTCGGCCTGAGGGTGACGAACCCGGGCCTGCCCTTCACGGGCCGGGCCCTGGCCTACGGCCTGACGGAGGAGAGCCTGAGCGTGCCGTGGCGCGTGGTGCGTCAGGCCGGCCGCATCGACGAGTTTACGCTTTCCGCCAGCGTCGCCCGGCTGCGCTTGGAGATCGCCAACGTCCTGCCTGCGAGCGCGCAGGTGCACCTCTGGCTGTACCGGTACGACCGGGAGCGCGGCTGGCACCCCTACTGGCAGGCGACCGGAACCAACCGGGACGGGCTGGTGATCGAGCTGCAGAACGTGCAGGCCGGGTTCTACCACGTGTTTGTGCAGCACGACGGGCCGGTTCCCCGCGACCTGCAGTACCAGTACCGGCGCCTCGTGGCCGTGGAGGCCTTCGGGATCGGAGCACGCGACGAGGTCGACCGGCGGGAGCGGGGCGCCCGGTGGGAGGTGCCCCTCACCTTCTACACGCCGGCCACTCCGGGCCGCTACCACGGGTACGTCATCCTGCTCGACGAGGAGACCGGCGACTCCGTGGCCTGGCTGCCGCTGGAGGTGTCGGTGGGCCTGGCGGAGTTGAAGGTGACGCCCCTGGTCTCACGCCTGCAGCTGAACCAGGCGGGCACGGTGGTGCTGGAACTGCAGGACGCCGCCAGCGGCGCGCCGGTGGACGGCGTGGTCACCGTCGACGGGCGGCGCTACCGGAGCCGGCAGGGGCGCGTGACCGTCGCGGTGAAGCCTACTTCTACAGTGCATACCCTTCGGGTGGAGGCAGACCTGCCGGGGTACCAGTTCTACTCGGCCGAGTTCCCGCTGCCGGTGCAGCAGGTCTGGCTCAGCCATCCCGCGGGCACCGAGCCGGCGACGGAGCACGAGGCGTGGCGGAGCAGGGCCGGCTGGCTGCTGCGGTAG
- a CDS encoding S-layer homology domain-containing protein encodes MRKAASRVATVLLLLLMVPTGAMAYLSDVVGHWSAAFLTALEARGIVSGDRSGRFRPDDPLTRAEWARMIVTGLGYGEDAARVQGAPARFTDVPQGHPDLGYVELLWELGLAEGYPDGRFGPDEPLTRAQLTVLLVRAAGLEQRAAVLHAARLSYRDAGQIPAWAVGAVAAAAEAGLIAGDDQGFFRPAATVTRAEGAVLVARLLDRKGLLFDLEGTLVAFDPREGEGVVRTAFGEEHPFSLAVDAAILRGGRRVSPPALQVPDQVWLILNDAGQVRFVEAWYVDMLAEGLEPAGDGRVTVKPEAGEPRVLAVQPGALTFVNGRPAALADALGDGPTYLALDALTGAIRYVDAVRADVSGAVALVEDDRIWLEDGEEFTSYDLAEDAIVVLDGQPVGPYAISEGDHVALALDADGRITYVEIVR; translated from the coding sequence ATGCGCAAAGCGGCATCGCGTGTCGCCACCGTCCTTCTGCTGCTGCTCATGGTGCCGACCGGCGCCATGGCATACCTCTCCGATGTGGTCGGCCACTGGTCGGCCGCCTTCCTGACCGCGCTGGAGGCCCGGGGCATCGTCTCCGGCGACCGGTCGGGCCGGTTCCGGCCCGACGACCCGCTCACGCGGGCCGAGTGGGCCCGCATGATCGTGACCGGCCTCGGCTACGGGGAGGATGCCGCCCGGGTACAGGGCGCGCCGGCCCGGTTCACCGACGTGCCGCAGGGCCATCCGGATCTGGGGTACGTGGAGCTCCTCTGGGAACTCGGCCTCGCCGAGGGATACCCCGACGGCCGGTTCGGCCCCGATGAGCCGCTCACGCGCGCCCAGCTCACGGTGCTGCTGGTGCGGGCGGCGGGCCTCGAGCAGCGGGCCGCAGTGCTGCACGCAGCGCGCCTCTCCTACCGCGACGCCGGCCAGATTCCCGCGTGGGCCGTCGGCGCCGTCGCCGCGGCCGCGGAGGCCGGGCTGATCGCCGGCGACGACCAGGGGTTCTTCCGCCCGGCGGCGACCGTCACCCGGGCGGAGGGTGCGGTCCTCGTCGCGCGCCTCCTCGACCGGAAGGGCCTGCTCTTCGACCTGGAGGGCACCCTCGTGGCCTTCGACCCCCGCGAGGGCGAGGGCGTGGTGCGCACCGCCTTCGGCGAGGAGCACCCGTTCAGCCTGGCGGTGGACGCCGCCATCCTGCGCGGCGGCCGGCGGGTCTCGCCCCCGGCGCTGCAGGTGCCGGACCAGGTCTGGCTGATCCTGAACGACGCAGGCCAGGTCCGGTTCGTCGAGGCCTGGTACGTTGACATGCTGGCCGAAGGGCTGGAGCCGGCGGGCGACGGGCGGGTGACCGTCAAGCCCGAAGCGGGGGAGCCCCGCGTGCTCGCCGTGCAGCCCGGCGCCCTCACCTTCGTCAACGGGAGGCCGGCCGCGCTGGCTGACGCCCTGGGCGACGGGCCCACCTACCTGGCGCTCGACGCCCTGACCGGGGCGATCCGCTACGTCGACGCCGTGCGCGCCGACGTCAGCGGCGCCGTGGCGCTGGTGGAGGACGACCGCATCTGGCTCGAGGACGGCGAGGAGTTCACGTCCTACGACCTGGCGGAAGATGCCATCGTGGTGCTGGACGGCCAGCCGGTGGGACCGTACGCGATCAGCGAGGGCGATCACGTGGCCCTCGCCCTGGATGCCGACGGGCGTATTACCTATGTGGAGATCGTGAGGTGA